A genomic window from Nicotiana sylvestris chromosome 11, ASM39365v2, whole genome shotgun sequence includes:
- the LOC138880783 gene encoding uncharacterized protein: protein MTRLTQKGALFKWTEECEESFQRLKIDLTIALVIVLPTSSGSYAVYCDVSRIGLGAVMMQDVRVIAYASRQLKVHEKNYPIHYLELAAIIHALKIWWHYLYGVPCEIYTDHRSLQHLKDNIVADVLSHREESLGSVAYLPVAKRPLALDVQALANQCCEDVSGLEAALLVDENQEGHSELCSLVPKLMRDHIIGEDYELWDIVTDGPLATMKKNVEGVDVPKTRADCNAEDLKKWKKNAKAKKWLVCGLGPDEIILEEDKVEKILTRVLPVTWEIKITVIQESKNIATLKLDELIGNLTAYELRRQTMKTDAPKKERILALRIAEGADLKEDEMAMITRDFKKYLMRGKGSSRGATYNKPRVPKNQTNEGCYKCGKTDHMIKNCPQWEIEWKKERAERTNRKKEHVHPKKNKGSTKGMVVAWGESSDEDSEDEDGDEQALMAIGESDNEPEVSVIHLKDKIKFLSKERLPELLLDFIDESEVINNEKEQLSKECVILKAKSKYLELRASESDSKNTELKSQVQVNGSSQIWYMDSGCSKHITGSKNQFLSLEDLKGSNVSFGNGKKGEIIGVGKEHEDVAIGMVKGLNEVTTQDEVAPEEGTGDGIGSSIQGNLIGGTEQRRTESNSQMEPVHELVPQQQNMGETSNRNQLVVKPYKYQSFHTIKKIIIDPTSRIKTRSQLKNLCAFYAFVSLIEPKNIIEALQDIDWVNAMQDELNQFERSQVWHLVPRPMDRSVIGTIWVFRNKLDEDGTRQVFAAYMEFTLHQMDVKSAFQNGYFKEEVFVKQPLGFESKECPDHVYKLDKALYGLKQAPRAWYELLSKFLLEHGYKRGKINSTLFLKEKGKDLLIVQVYVDDIIFGSTTEKLSKDFAKLMGSEFEMSMMGELNFFLGLKIK, encoded by the exons atgaccaggctgacccagaagggtgctctgttcaagtggacagaggagtgtgaggagagctttcaaaggCTCAAGATTGATTTGACTATAGCCCTAGTAATTGtattgcctacaagttcggggtcttatGCTGTATATTGTGATGTGTCACGTATTGGTCTCGGCGCGGTGATGATGCAGGACgttagggtgattgcctacgcgtctagacagctgaaggtgcatgagaagaactatcctatCCACTaccttgagttagcagctattatccatgccttgaagatttggtggcactacttgtatggtgtcccttgtgagatctataccGATCATCGAAGTCTGCAGCATCT GAAGGACAATATAGTGGCCGATGTCTTGAGTCATAGAGAAGAGAGTTTGGGCAGTGTAGCATATCTACCAGTAGCAAAGAGGCCAttggcattggatgttcaggccttggccaacca gtgctgcgaagatgtatcaggacttgaggcagcattattggtggatgaGAATCAAGAAGGACATAGTGAATTATGTAGCTTAGTGCCTAAATT gatgagagatcataTCATCGGAGaggactatgaactctgggacattgttactgatggtcccctggctaccatgaagaagaatgttgaaggagtggatgtgccaaagactagAGCTGACTGCAATGCTGAGGACTTGAAGAAGTGGAAaaagaatgctaaggccaagaaatggcttgtgtgtggacttggtccagatga gattatccttgaagaagacaaggttgagaaaattctAACAAGGGTCTTGCCAGTTACTTGGGAAATCAAAATCACtgttattcaggaatcaaagaacattgccactCTCAAGTTGGACGAgttaattggaaatctcactgcctatgaactgagaaggcaaaccatgaagacgGATGCTCCCAAGAAGGAAAGAATCCTGGCTCTCAGAATCGCTGAAGGTGCAGATCTAAAGGaagatgaaatggctatgatcacgaGGGACTTCAAGAAGtatctaatgagaggaaagggttcttcaagaggtgcaaCTTACAACAAACCAAGGGTCCCTAAAAATCAGACTAACGAGGgttgttacaaatgtggtaagactgaccacatgatcaaaaactgtcctcaatgggaaattgaatggaagaaggaaagggctgaacgaacaaataggaagaaggagcatgttcatcccaagaagaacaaaggatcaacgaAGGGTATGGTTGTTGCctggggagaaagctcagatgaggattcagaagatgaagatggagatgaacaagcacttatggccattggagaatcagatAATGAACCagaggtaagtgtgattcatctcaaagacaagattaaatttttgtctaaagaaaggctacCTGAGTTACTGCTagatttcattgatgagtctgaggtcataaacaatgaaaaggaacaGCTGTCTAAGGAATGTGTAATCTTGAAAGCTAAGAGCAAATATCTGGAACtcagggctagtgaaagtgatagtaaaaatactgagttgaagagCCAG GTTCAAGTGAATGggagtagccaaatatggtacatggatagtggatgctcaaagcatataactggaagcaagaaccaattcctttcacttgaggatctAAAAGGaagtaatgtctcctttggaaatggtaagaaaggcgagatcattggggttggaaag GAACATGAAGATGTAGCTATTGGGATGGTAAAAGGTTTAAATGAAGTCACAACCCAAGATGAAGTTGCACCAGAAGAAGGAACAGGCGATGGAataggttcttccatccagggcaacctgatagggggaactgaacaaagaagaactGAATCTAATTCCCAAATGGAACCTGTCCATGAGcttgttcctcagcaacagaacatgggagaaacatcaaatagaaaccagttggttgtgaaaccttacaagtatcaaagttttCATACCATTAAGAAGATAATTATTGATCCAACCTCTCGAATTAAAACTAGATCTCAATTAAAGAATCTATGTGCTTTTTATGCTTTcgtatctcttattgaacctaaaaatattattgaggctttgcaggatatagactgggtaaatgcaatgcaagatgaactcaatcagtttgaaaggagtcaagtttggcatctggttCCAAGACCCATGGACAGATCGGTAATTGGTACTATATGGGTCTTCAGAaataaacttgatgaagatggaacaagGCAAG tcTTTGCTGcatacatggaattcactcttcaccagatggacgTCAAGAGTGCCTTCCAAAATGGCTACttcaaggaagaagtgtttgtcaaacaacctcTAGGGTTTGAAAGCAAGGAGTGTCCGGATCATGTATACAAACTAGACAAGgcactctatggactcaagcaggctcctagagcatggtatgaactactatccaaattcctacttgaacatggctacaagagaggtaaaattaaTAGCACTctattcttgaaggaaaaaggtaaggatcttcttaTAGTAcaagtatatgttgatgacataatttttgggtCAACCACTGAAAAACTAAGTAAGGACTTTGCTAAACttatggggagtgaatttgaaatgagtatgatgggtgagcttaatttcttcttaggcttaaaaattaaataa